The sequence TGGAAGGCCCGGCTCTTACAAAAGGCGATCCCGGACGCGCTCACGCGCATCCGGGACAGCATCATGCCTCAACGTCGCGGTGATCAGGCGGAAACGGTCGCCTTGACGATCTTGTCCGGGTTCTGCACCGGCTCGCCGCGCTTGATCTTGTCGACATTCTCCATGCCTTCGATCACCTCGCCCCACACGGTGTACTGGCCATCGAGGAAGCCGGCATCGGCGAAGCAGATGAAGAACTGGCTGTCGGCGGAATCCGGGTGCTGGGCGCGGGCCATGGAGGCGGTGCCGCGCACATGGCGTCCCTTGTTGAATTCAGCCTTCAGATTCTTGCCCGAGCCGCCGCGGCCGGTGCCGGTGGGATCGCCGGTCTGGGCCATGAAGCCGTCGATGACGCGGTGGAAGACCACGCCATCGTAGAAGCCCTGCTTGGCGAGCTCGCTAATGCGCGCGACGTGGCCGGGCGCGAGGTCCGGGCGGAAGCGGATCTTGACCGGCCCCTGCGTCGTTTCGAGCAGCAGCGTGGTTTCAGCGGTGTCGGTCATTGGTCTCTCCTTTACTGGAAGGTTGGCGGCGTCACTTGACGTCCGCAGCCACCTTCATCGAGATGATCTTGTCGGGGTTCTGCACCGGCTCGCCGCGCTTGATCTTGTCGACGTTCTCCATGCCGGACACGACCTGGCCGATCACGGTGTATTGGCCGTTGAGGAAGGACGCATCGCCGAAGGTGATGAAGAACTGCGAGTTGGCGCTGTTGGGGCTGGAAGCGCGTGCCATGCCGACCGTGCCGCGCTTGAAGGGCACGTTGGAGAACTCGGCCGGAAGGTTCGGATAGCGCGAGCCGCCGGTGCCGTTGCCATATTGGCCATCGCCCGTCTGCGCCATGAAGCCTTCGATGACGCGATGGAACGGCACGTTGTCATAGTAGCCTTCGCGCGCCAGCGTCTTGATGCGCTCGGCGTGCTGGGGGGCGATATCCGAGCGCAGCACGAAGATCACCGGACCCTTGGTGGTCTGCATGATGATCGCGTTCTGCGGGTCGACATTCGGCGGCAGCTTGGGCGCCTGCGCCGAGGCCGGAGCGACGGCGACCACGGCCAGCGCGCAGGCGACGGAGAAGGCAGCGAGAAGGCGTCGGATCATGGGCATGAACTCCGTTGAGCGATGGCGAAGACCGCCCGTTGCTAGGCCCCGCGCCCGAACCGACCGCGCAGGCGGACGAGAACCGGGCCGGGCACAAAGGCGGAAACATCCCCGCCCATGGCCGCGATCTGCCGCACCAGCGTGGCGGTGATGGGGCGGGCAATGGGGGAGGCCGGCAGGAAAACGGTCTGCACGCCGGGCTTCAGCGTCGCGTTCATTCCGGCCATCTGCATTTCATAGTCGAGATCGGTGCCGTCGCGCAGGCCGCGGATGAGCAGGCTCGCGCCATGGGCCTCGGCGGCATCGACGACGAGATTGTCGAAGGTGACGCAGTCGAGCCGGGCGCCCTCCTCATGGGCGATGGGCGCGAACACCTCACTCAACATCTCCAGCCTCTCGGCCGGCGCGAAGAGCGGCGCCTTGCCGGGATGGATGCCGACGCCCACCACGAGCCGGTCCACCAGCCGCGCCGCAGCACGCGCGACTTCGACATGGCCGTTGGTCGGCGGGTCGAAGGAGCCGGGGTAGAAGGCGGTGCGCATGGCGCTCATCTCGGGCCTCTCGGTGCGCGGCAAGGGTTAGCGGTCTCGCGGCCTGGACGCAAGCCGCGGTGGTTTCCACTTCGCCACCGGTGACTGTGTCGCCTCCGCTCAGGGGGCACCGAGCTCGGTATCCAGAAAATGCAATACGGCGTCGGCCACCTGCGCGTGGAGGGCCGCGCGCCCCTCCGCGGCGGTGCCGTTATGGCAGATCGGGCCATCGCCCTGCTGCTCCGCCTCCAGCAACGCGACCGCCCCCGGCTTGCACAGTGGCAGGAAGCTGAAATGCGTAGCGCCGTCCAAAGCGATATAGCGTCCCAATGCGAAAGGGAGATGCGCGGCCAGATAACGCGACTCCAGTGCGGCCGGCACATGCGGGTCGCCCTCGCCTGCCGAGATCACCAGCACAGGCACTTTCAGGGCAGCGAGGCTCTCCGGCGTGAAGCCGCGCGCCAGCCCGAGATCGAGCGATACCGCCGCACCCACGCGCCGGTCGGCGAGATCACCGGCCAACAGCGTGCGCGCCTCGACCGTGCTTCCCACCTCAAGCCGACCAGATATCTCGCAGGCCGCGAGCTGGGCATAAACGTCGCAGTCCGCCGCGAAACGGGCCGGATCGAAACGCGCACCAGCAAGCGCCATCGCCGTCCAGCCGCCGAGAGAATGGCCGATGACGCCGACCTTGTCGGCATCTGCACCGAAGGCGGGGTCGCGGGTGATCCGGTCGATCAGCCGGGACAGATCGCGCGGCCGTTCCCAAAGTCGGGCGCCAATATCGGGCTTGAGGTTGCGGCTGGTGGTGCCGGGATGGTTCACCGCCGCGACCATATAGCCATGCCGCGCAAGCGCGACCGCCAGCCAGGCCTGGTTGCCGAGATTGCCGCCAAAGCCGTGAGAGAGCACGACGAGACGGTGGCGACCGGCTGCCGGGGCGGCGTCGACGATGACGGATTCGCCCACCAAGACGGCATTGTCGCCGATCAAGGTCTGCGGGCCCGCCGCCGATGTCGGATACCAGACCGCCGCCTCCAGGGGGCGCTCCGGAATCTCGGTGAGGCTCAGCCGGCGAAAGCCGACACCGTCGGCGCGCGCGACTCCAGCGCTGATCGCCATGAAGGCAAGCGCGAGAAGGAGGAAAAGGGGACGCATGGGCGATGACATTCGGCGGGGCAACATACGAGGCGTGGAAACAAGAACGGCGCCTTCTGGCGCCGTTCCGTGTTCTCATCATGGCCTTGGCTCAGCTTGCGGCGTCTTCGCCCGCCGCCTCGCCGCCCAGCGCCTCGTCGCCCTCGTCCTCGGTGACGCGCTCGACGGAGACGACCTTCTCGTCCTCCGCCGTGTCGAACACGATCACGCCTTGGCTGCCACGCCCCACGGTGCGGATGCCGTTCACCGGGCAGCGGATGAGCTGGCCGCCATCGGTGACCAGCATGATCTGATCGGCGTCCTCCACGGGGAACGAGGCAACCAACGGGCCGTTGCGGTCATTGACCGCCATGGCGACGATGCCCTTACCGCCGCGCCGCGTGGTGCGGTACTCATAGGACGAGGTGCGCTTGCCGTAGCCATTCTCCGAGAGTGTCAGGATGAATTGCTCGGCAGCGCCCATGGCGACATAGCGCGCCTGGTCGATATCCGCCGGCCCGGCAACCGCTTCTTCCGCATCCGGCTCGACGATCTCGGCCTCAACGACCTCGCCCTCCTCGCCATTGGCCTCCACGCCGTTCTGGCTCCGGCGGATGGCGTTGGCGAGCTTGATATAGGCGGCACGCTCTTCCGCCGTCGCCTCGACATGGCGAATGATCGCCATGGAAATGAGCCGATCACCCTCTTCCAGCTGGATGCCGCGCACGCCCATGGAATCGCGTCCCTTGAAGACACGCACCTCGGTAACGGGAAAGCGGATGCACTGGCCGTTGGCGCTGGTCAGCAGCACGTCGTCGGCCTCGGTGCAGAGTTGCACGCCGGCGATGGACTCACCCACTTCCAGCTTCATCGCGATCTTGCCGTTGCGGTTCACATTGGTGAAATCGGACAGCTCGTTCCGCCGCACCGTGCCGGAATTGGTCGCGAACATGATCTGAAGCCGGCTCCACGCCTCCTCGTCCGGCAGCGCCATGATCGAGGTGATGCGCTCGCCTTCGGTGAGCGGCAGAATGTTCACCAGCGCCTTGCCGCGCGACTGCGGCGCCGACATCGGCAGGCGCCAGACCTTCAGCTTGTAGACCTGCCCCTTGGACGAGAAGAACAGCACCGGCGCATGGGTCGAGGCGACGAAGAGGCGGGTGACGAAATCTTCGTCCTTGGTCTGCATCGCCGAGCGGCCCTTGCCGCCGCGCCGCTGCGCGCGATAGGTCGACAGCGGCACACGCTTGACATAGCCGGCATGGGAAACCGTGACGACCATGTCTTCGCGGGCGATCAGGTCCTCGTCCTCGAAATCGCCCTCAGCTTCGGTGATCTCGGTCTTGCGCGGCGTGCCGAATTCCGCCTTCACCGCCAACAGCTCGTCCTTGACGATGCCACGGATGCGCTCGCGGCTGGCGAGAATGTCGAGATATTCGCGAATCTCTACCGCGATCTTGTCGAGTTCGTCCGCGACCTCGTCCCGGCCCAGCGCGGTGAGGCGCTGCAGGCGCAGATCGAGAATGGCGCGCGCCTGCTCGGCGGAGAGGCGATAGGTGCCGTCCTCGGCGAGCCGATGCCGGGGATCGTCGATGAGCGCGATCAGCGGGGCGACATCCATCGCCGGCCAATGCCGCGTCATCAGCGCCTCGCGCGCCGACGCGGGATCGGGCGAGGTGCGGATCGTGTGGATGATCTCGTCGATATTGGCGACGGCGATGGCGAGGCCGACCAGCACATGCGCACGGTCACGCGCCTTGCGCAGCAGGAACTTGGTCCGCCGGCTCACCACGTCCTCGCGGAAGGCGACGAAGGCGGTCAACAGATCCAGCAGGTTCATCAGCGCCGGCTTGCCGCCGTTCAGCGCCACCATATTCGCGCCGAAGGACGTCTGCAGCGCGGTCATGCGGTAGAGATTGTTCAGCACGACATCCGCCTGGGCGTCGCGCTTGACCTCGAACACCACCCGCATGCCTTCGCGGGAGGATTCGTCGCGGATTTCGGCGATGCCCTCCAGCCGCTTCTCGCGCACCAGTTCGGCGATGCGCTCGATCATGGTCGCCTTGTTCACCTGATAGGGAATTTCGGTGACGATGATGGCGTCACGGTCCTTGCGGATTTCCTCGATCGTCGCGCGCGAACGCATGACGATGGAGCCGCGGCCGGTGAGATAGGCTTGCCTTATGCCGCTGCGTCCGAGAATGAGCGCGCCTGTGGGGAAGTCCGGGCCCTGAATATAGTCGAGCAGCCGCTCCACATCGAGCGAGGGGTCGTCGATAAGCGCAACGCACGCATCCACCACCTCGCCGAGATTGTGCGGGGGGATGTTGGTCGCCATGCCGACGGCGATGCCGCCGGCGCCGTTGACCAGAAGATTGGGGAAGCGGGCCGGCAGGACCGTCGGCTCCTGCTCGCGGCCGTCGTAATTGTCCTGGAAATCGACCGTGTCCTTGTCGAGATCGTCCAGCAGGTTCATCGCCGGCTTGGCGAGGCGCACCTCGGTGTAGCGCTCGGCCGCCGGCGGGTCGCCATCGACAGAACCGAAATTGCCCTGGCCGTCGATCAGCGGCAGGCGCATGGAGAAGTCCTGCGCCAGACGCACCAGCGCGTCATAGATCGCCTGGTTGCCGTGCGGATGGTACTTACCCATCGTATCGCCGGTCACACGCGCCGATTTATTGTAGGGGCGCTCAGGCGTGTAATTGTTCTCGCGCATCGAGAACAGAATACGGCGATGCACCGGCTTCAGACCGTCGCGCACATCGGGAAGCGCGCGCGAGACGATGACGCTCATCGCATAGTCGAGATAGCTGCGGGACAGCTCCTCGGTGATCGAGACGGGCCGGATATCCGAAGGGCCGCCGCCCTCCGGGTTGAACGTGTCGGAATCGGACAAGGAATCGTCTTTCCGTGGTTGCGGAACGTGTGTGCCTGTTTAGACCATTCTGCCCGGAAACGCCAGCGCGACGGCTTTTTCTCCGGCGCCAAAACGCGTGCCTTACCAACGGCTTACAGCCCCAATTCCACAGCCCCGCGCGAAGGTGGCGAAAGCGCGGCGCCGCGCCCAGCCAAGCGGTGTCATCTGAGAGGCCTTGGCAGGCCCGCGTGGGGACGATCTTATAGAATGCTACCGTCGGCGGGGGCGCCGTGATTGAAGGCGGAAGGTGGCGACGTGCTCGACTATATGTTCTCGGCCATCGTGACCATGGCGGTGGTGATCGACCCGATCGGCCTCGCGCCGCTGTTCCTGGCCGTCACCTCGGATCTGACGGCTGGAGAAAGGCGTCTGGTGGCGCTCCGTTCGGCCGCCATTGCGCTCGCGATATTGGTCACGTTCGGCCTTGTCGGCGCGCCGCTTCTGGCCGCGCTGGGTATCACCCTGCCCGCGTTTCGCATCGCCGGTGGGCTGTTGCTGTTCGCGATCTCTTTCGAGATGGTGTTCGGCCGGCGCACCGAGCGCAAATTCGACGCGTCGGAAGTCGCCCAGCGCGAAAAGCTCCTGCGGACGCTCGCGGTCTTCCCGCTCGCCATCCCGCTGATGGCCGGGCCCGGCGCCATCACCGCCATGCTGCTGCTGGCCGGCGAGGCGCATGGCGACCCGGCGCGGCTCGCGGCGCTTTTCGTCATCACCGCGCTGGTGATCGCGAGCTGCCTCGCTGTCTTCCTCGCGGCCCGTCGGATGGACAGGCTGCTTGGTGTCACCGGCAACGCCATTCTTTCGCGCCTGCTGGGCGTGGTGCTGACCGCGCTGGCGGTACAGTTCGTGATCGACGGGATCCGGGCGTCGTTCCTCACCTGAGCTCCCTATCGGGAATTGCCCGTCTTTGTTGCCGCCTCCGCGACCCCATGCGGCTCACGCACCGTTAGCGGCGCTTACTCGCACTGCGCATCTTGCAGTGGTAGGCCGCACCGCTCTGCCCTGTACCGGTTCGGTGACCAGGCCTCAGAACGGAATCTCGTCGTCCAGGTCGCCGCCGGAGCCGCCAGCGGGCCCGCCGCCGAACTTGCCGCCGCCCGATCCGCTCGCAGGTGCCGGACGACGCTCGCCACCAAAGGAACGCCCGCCACCCGAACCGCCGCCATAGCCGCCGCCCGAACCGAAATCGCTGCTCCCGGCGCTGTAATCATCTCCGCCGCCGCCTTCCGACCCGCCGCCGCGGCTGTCGAGAATGGTGAGTTCGCCCCGGAACGGCCGCAGCACGATTTCGGTGAAGTAGCGCTCGCCGCCATTCTGGTCGGTGGCCTTGCGGGTCTCGATCTGGCCTTCAATATAGACCTTGGAACCCTTGCGCAGATACTGCTCCGCGACGCGCAGCAGGTTCTCGTTGAAAATCACCACGCTGTGCCACTCGGTGCGCTCCTTGCGCTCCCCCGAGGCCTTGTCGCGCCACGTTTCCGAGGTCGCGATGCGCAAATTGCACACGCGCCCGCCATTCTGGAACGTCCGCACTTCGGGGTCGCGGCCGAGATTGCCGATCAGGATCACCTTGTTGACGCTGCCCGCCATCTTGTCCTCCGAAACTGCCGGACGCCCGCTCTGGCGCGCGCTCGTGAAAGGGAACGCATAATAGACCAGCGGACGCCCGGCCGCGCGCCTCGGGCCTGTGCTGTCCACCGCTTTGCGCCCACATGGCGCCGCGGAACATCGACCAGAAACATTGTTCTTGTTCTGTTCCTAGCATTGTGTCTAAGCTGCCGCAAGAGTGCTGAGTCGACATTGCGAAGCGCGCGCGCCGGACTATGTTTACCCTGTGTTCTAAAAGGGAGCCTGTCCCCATCATGACCCAGATGCGCCATCGCCCGCGCGCCCGTGCCATCGCCGTCCGTGCCGAAGAGGCCCGCCAGGCGTTGATCCGCCGCGCCTTTCTGGCCGTAGCCGGCGCACTTGCTGTCGCGGCGGGTTTGGCAGCGCTGCACGGCGTCGGGGGCTGATCCCTTCGCCGGGCGGGCCTCGTCGCCGTAATGCGCCGCCCTGCAAAATCTGTTGTTCGGCGTAGCTGCCCGTAGAAACCGGCGAGAAGAGTTCGGAATGAAGGACCGCGTGGATCTCCCGCGCCGCGATGCCCGCACGATTGCGATCCGGGGCGCGCGCGAGCACAACCTCAAGAATGTCGATCTCGAAATCCCGCGCGACAGCCTGGTGGTATTCACCGGCCTGTCCGGGTCGGGCAAGTCGTCTCTGGCCTTCGACACCATCTATGCCGAGGGTCAGCGCCGCTATGTCGAGAGCCTCTCGGCCTATGCGCGCCAGTTTCTGGAGATGATGCAGAAGCCGGATGTCGATCAGATCGACGGCCTCTCGCCGGCCATTTCCATCGAGCAGAAAACGACCTCGAAGAATCCGCGCTCGACGGTCGGCACCGTCACCGAGATCTATGACTATATGCGCCTGCTTTGGGCGCGCGTGGGCGTGCCCTATTCGCCGGCCACCGGACTGCCGATCGAAAGCCAGACCGTCAGCCAGATGGTCGACCGGGTGCTCGCCCTGCCGGAGAAGACGCGGCTTTATCTGCTCGCGCCCGTGGTGCGCGGTCGCAAGGGCGAGTATCGGAAGGAACTGGCCGAATTCCAGAAGAAGGGATTCCAGCGGGTCAAGATCGACGGCGAGTTCCATGAGATCGCCGACGCGCCGTCGCTCGACAAGAAGTTCAAGCACGATATCGACGTGGTGGTGGACCGCCTCGTCGTGCGGCCAGACATCGCCAGCCGGCTGGCGGATTCGTTCGAGACGGCGCTCGGCCTGGCCGACGGCATCGCGGTCATCGAGTTCGCCGACGAGAAGGAAGAGAGCGGCGACGCCCGCCGCATCGTGTTCTCGGAGAAATTCGCCTGCCCGGTTTCCGGCTTCACCATTGCCGAGATCGAACCGCGGCTGTTCTCCTTCAACAACCCGTTCGGCGCCTGCCCCACGTGCGATGGGTTGGGCCATGAGAGCAAGATCGACCCGAACCTCATCGTCCCGGATGCGGCGCGCTCGCTGAAGCAGGGCGCCATCGCGCCTTGGGCGAAGTCGACTTCGCCCTATTACGGCCAGACGCTGGAGGCGATTGCCCGTCATTACGGCGTCAAGCTCACGACTCCCTGGTCGGAGCTGCCGGAGAATGTGCGCAACGTCATTCTGCACGGCTCGAAGGCCGAGACCATCCGCTTCGTCTATAATGACGGCATGCGCGCCTATGAGACGGTGAAGACGTTCGAGGGCATCGTCACCAATCTGGAACGGCGCTGGCGCGAAACGGAAAGCGATTGGGCGCGCGAGGAGATCGGCAAATATTTCTCCGCCGTTCCCTGCGCCGCCTGCCATGGCTACCGGCTGAAGCCTGAGGCTTTGGCGGTGAAGATCGCCGGCCGGCATATCGGCGCGGCGGCAGAGCTTTCCGTGCGCCACGCGCTGGAGTGGTTCGCCAGCCTCCCCGGCCAGCTCACCGACAAGCAGAACGAGATCGCCGCGCGTATTCTCAAGGAGATCCGCGAGCGCCTCGCCTTCCTGCTCGATGTCGGGCTGGATTATCTCACCCTCGCCCGCGCCTCCGGCACGTTGTCCGGTGGCGAGAGTCAGCGCATCCGGCTCGCCTCACAGATTGGCTCCGGTCTCACCGGCGTGCTCTATGTGCTGGACGAGCCGTCCATCGGACTGCACCAGCGCGACAATGAGCGCCTGCTCGGCACCCTGCGGCGGCTGCGCGATCTCGGCAATACGGTCATCGTCGTCGAGCATGACGAAGACGCGATCCTTGCCGCCGATTACGTGGTCGATGTAGGCCCCGGCGCTGGCGTGCATGGCGGGCGCATCGTGGCGCAGGGCACGCCGAAGGAACTCCTCGCCAACCCGAATTCGCTCACAGGCAAATACCTCACCGGCGAGCTCAACGTGCCGGTACCCAAGCGTCGCAAGCCGAACCCCAAGCGCATGCTGCGGGTGGTGAATGCGCGCGGCAACAATCTGAAGAACGTCACCGCGTCGATCCCGCTCGGCTTGTTTACGGCAGTTACCGGCGTGTCGGGCGGCGGCAAGTCGACCCTGCTGATCGACACGCTGTACAAGGCGGTGGCGCGGCGGCTGAATGGCGCCTCCGAGCCGCCGGCGCCGCATGACGGGCTGGAGGGACTGGAGCACCTGGACAAGGTCATCGACATCGACCAGTCGCCGATCGGCCGCACCCCGCGCTCAAACCCGGCGACCTATACCGGCGCCTTCACCCCGATCCGCGAATGGTTCTCCGGCCTGCCGGAAGCCAAGGCGCGCGGCTATGGACCCGGCCGGTTCTCGTTCAACGTCAAGGGCGGGCGCTGCGAGGCGTGCCAGGGCGATGGTGTCATCAAGATCGAGATGCACTTCCTGCCCGATGTCTACGTCACCTGCGATGTCTGCAAGGGCAAGCGCTACAACCGCGAGACGCTGGAAGTCACCTTCAAGAACAAGTCCATCGCCGACGTGCTCGACATGACGGTGGACGAAGGCGCCGAGTTCTTCAAGGCGGTGCCCGCGGTGCGCGACAAGCTGGAAACGCTCGCCCGTGTCGGGCTCGGCTATATTCATGTCGGCCAGCAGGCCAATACCCTGTCCGGCGGTGAAGCCCAGCGGGTGAAGCTCTCCAAGGAGCTGTCCAAGCGCGCCACCGGGCGCACGCTGTACATCCTCGACGAGCCGACCACGGGCCTGCATTTCCACGACGTGGCGAAGCTGCTGGAAGTGCTGCACGAACTGGTCGAGCAGGGGAACACGGTCGTGGTGATCGAGCACAATCTCGAAGTCATCAAGACCGCCGACTGGGTCATCGACCTCGGCCCGGAAGGCGGCGATGGCGGCGGCGAGATCGTGGCGGCCGGGCCGCCGGAAGTGATCGCCAAGGCCGAGCGCAGCCATACCGGCCGCTTCCTCGCGGACGTGCTCGCCCGCCGACCGCTGAAGCCGCGCAGCGCGGCGGAATAGGGGCGCGGCCCTTTCGGGTCGCGCCGCTGGCGCCTCAGGCGCCTTCGCGCAAACGCACCAGATTCACCGTCACCGCGATCAGCACCAGCGTGGCGCCGAACTGGTGCGTCAGCGCGATGTCGATCGGCACCTGATGAATCAGGGTCAGGATGCCGAGGGCGGCCTGGGCGCAGACCAGCAGTAGGATCAGCGTCGCCCGCTGGCGCACCGCGCCGCCGATCCGCCGCGCGCTCAGCCAGTGGCCGAGGGCCAGCGCGAGCAGCACATAGGCGACGAGGCGGTGGTTGAACTGCACGGTGAGAACATTCTCGAACAGGTTCCGCCACGCCGGCTGCTGCACGAACAGATTATCGAGCGGCGGCACGAGATGCCCGTCCATCAGCGGCCAGGTGGTGTAGGTCAGACCGGCGTCGAGGCCGGCGACGAGGCCGCCGAGGAAGATCTGCAGCACCACCACTCCGAACAATATCCGCGCATAGCCGCGTAGCCAGTCCGGCGACGCGCGCCTCTCCCGGGGGGGCTTGAGCTGGGTGGCGACCGCGACGATGGCGGCGAGAATGATGCAGGCGAGGGTGAGATGCGTCGCCAGCCGGTACTGGCTGACATCAACGCGGTTGACCAGCCCGGACGCCACCATCCACCAGCCGACGGCGCCTTGAAGACCGCCAAGCACGAACAGGCCGGCGAGCTTCCAGCGCAATGGCCGGTCGATGACACCGCGCCAGAGGAAGAACAGGAAAGGCAGCAGGAAGGCAAAGCCGATGACCCGGCCGAGCAGGCGGTGCCCCCACTCCCACCAGAAAATATACTTGAACTCGGCGAGGCTCATGCCGCGGTTGATCTGCTGGTACTGCGGGATCTGCCGGTATTTGTCGAACTCCGCCTGCCACGCCGCGTCACTCAGCGGCGGCAGCGTGCCGGTCACCGGCTTCCATTCGGTGATGGAAAGGCCCGACTCGGTCAGCCGTGTGGCGCCCCCGACGACGACCATCAGCACCACCAGCGCCGCCACGAAATAGAGCCAGAGCCGCACCGGCCGCAGACGGTCGCCGGCGGAAGGTTCGCTGGCGCGTGGCACGGCGAGGTGACGGGGGACGTCGGTGGCGACGTGATCCTGAACCATAAGCGGGCGCTCCCTGCATTGGCGGCCGCCTGCCCCACCGGCCACCCTGCGCCGGGCCGCTTCCGCCCGGGCGTCGCGAGCGATATAGAGGCCGCTGCCCGCGCGCAACGGGACTCATTGTCTCGCGCCCGACCGTCCTGACCGGAGCCGCCCATGTCCGCCCCTCGTCCCGGCCTTTCCGCTCGCTCGCGCAAATTCATCGGCACCGTGCTGCTGGTGTTTCTGGTGCTCGGTTGGGCGCTGGCGGCGATGGCGCTGGCGCAGGGGCGCGTCACCACCCTGCCCGCCCTTGGGCAATTCGTCGCTTATGTGGTGCTGGGCATTGGCTGGATCGTCCCGGCGGGACTGCTGATCCGCTGGATGCAGAGGCACGACCGACGCTCAGAAACCCTTTGAGCGCGCGACCTCAGGCGGCACGCGAGAAGGCGCGGGGTTCGGCCTCCGGCGTAAAGGTCACCATCGCGATCTCACCGAAACCAAGAGACGCGAGTGCATCGAAGGCCTGAACCGCGTCTGTGGCCATCCCGCCCGGCTGGGTGACGAGAATGGTGGTCGGGCTCAGAGAGGCGAGACGCTCTGCGCCCGCCATGCCGCCCAGAGGCGGCGCGGCCACAATAACGTGATCATAGGTCTGCTTCAGCGCGGTCAGGATCAACGGCAGCCGGTCGGCGGTGACCAGGCCGTCCGCCTCGCGTGCCCCGCGCCCGGGCGGGATAACGTGGCAGCGCGAGGCGCTTTCACGGTGAATGGCGTCGGAGAAGCCGCAGACACCCGACAGCAGGTCTGTCAGCCCCGGCGCACGCGGGTCGGCGGTCAGGCCGTCGAGGGT comes from Ancylobacter polymorphus and encodes:
- a CDS encoding DUF2842 domain-containing protein: MSAPRPGLSARSRKFIGTVLLVFLVLGWALAAMALAQGRVTTLPALGQFVAYVVLGIGWIVPAGLLIRWMQRHDRRSETL
- the uvrA gene encoding excinuclease ABC subunit UvrA, which produces MKDRVDLPRRDARTIAIRGAREHNLKNVDLEIPRDSLVVFTGLSGSGKSSLAFDTIYAEGQRRYVESLSAYARQFLEMMQKPDVDQIDGLSPAISIEQKTTSKNPRSTVGTVTEIYDYMRLLWARVGVPYSPATGLPIESQTVSQMVDRVLALPEKTRLYLLAPVVRGRKGEYRKELAEFQKKGFQRVKIDGEFHEIADAPSLDKKFKHDIDVVVDRLVVRPDIASRLADSFETALGLADGIAVIEFADEKEESGDARRIVFSEKFACPVSGFTIAEIEPRLFSFNNPFGACPTCDGLGHESKIDPNLIVPDAARSLKQGAIAPWAKSTSPYYGQTLEAIARHYGVKLTTPWSELPENVRNVILHGSKAETIRFVYNDGMRAYETVKTFEGIVTNLERRWRETESDWAREEIGKYFSAVPCAACHGYRLKPEALAVKIAGRHIGAAAELSVRHALEWFASLPGQLTDKQNEIAARILKEIRERLAFLLDVGLDYLTLARASGTLSGGESQRIRLASQIGSGLTGVLYVLDEPSIGLHQRDNERLLGTLRRLRDLGNTVIVVEHDEDAILAADYVVDVGPGAGVHGGRIVAQGTPKELLANPNSLTGKYLTGELNVPVPKRRKPNPKRMLRVVNARGNNLKNVTASIPLGLFTAVTGVSGGGKSTLLIDTLYKAVARRLNGASEPPAPHDGLEGLEHLDKVIDIDQSPIGRTPRSNPATYTGAFTPIREWFSGLPEAKARGYGPGRFSFNVKGGRCEACQGDGVIKIEMHFLPDVYVTCDVCKGKRYNRETLEVTFKNKSIADVLDMTVDEGAEFFKAVPAVRDKLETLARVGLGYIHVGQQANTLSGGEAQRVKLSKELSKRATGRTLYILDEPTTGLHFHDVAKLLEVLHELVEQGNTVVVIEHNLEVIKTADWVIDLGPEGGDGGGEIVAAGPPEVIAKAERSHTGRFLADVLARRPLKPRSAAE
- a CDS encoding COX15/CtaA family protein, which encodes MVQDHVATDVPRHLAVPRASEPSAGDRLRPVRLWLYFVAALVVLMVVVGGATRLTESGLSITEWKPVTGTLPPLSDAAWQAEFDKYRQIPQYQQINRGMSLAEFKYIFWWEWGHRLLGRVIGFAFLLPFLFFLWRGVIDRPLRWKLAGLFVLGGLQGAVGWWMVASGLVNRVDVSQYRLATHLTLACIILAAIVAVATQLKPPRERRASPDWLRGYARILFGVVVLQIFLGGLVAGLDAGLTYTTWPLMDGHLVPPLDNLFVQQPAWRNLFENVLTVQFNHRLVAYVLLALALGHWLSARRIGGAVRQRATLILLLVCAQAALGILTLIHQVPIDIALTHQFGATLVLIAVTVNLVRLREGA